The Salminus brasiliensis chromosome 3, fSalBra1.hap2, whole genome shotgun sequence genome contains a region encoding:
- the LOC140551324 gene encoding uncharacterized protein isoform X1, translated as MEMMTIDAENKCHQVKSELIGTYKEAGFMDLAAIGSIVKKHSGTLIPLVKPKSYHVRMCGQDDTVYAGNEDQLEAWEDHYLPERMKMEVIGAIDDFPCEAYARQLVLLLCEDGNMYAYEDEVLHFVATSLSDLFENGMTFPGVTSFNLGECFEDYTEEEYNEWMECSEMKEMREAHEQFHESLGLELLECLKELEKRAFKTEEEQCSAWTSKTLEIVPRPSMSIVPWHSWHNYNTHSQCHSQNLGHGNHNHKVACTGC; from the exons ATGGAGATGATGACCATAGACGCAGAAAACAA ATGTCACCAGGTTAAATCTGAATTAATTGGGACCTACAAAGAAG ctgGGTTCATGGACCTTGCAGCTATTGGAAGCAttgtaaaaaaacattctggTACACTTATTCCCCttgtaaaaccaaagagctatCATGTCAGAATGTGTGGGCAGGATGATACAGTTTATGCTGGAAATGAAGATCAGCTGGAAGCCTGGGAAGACCACTACCTGCCAGAGAGGATGAAGATGGAGGTGATTGGTGCCATTGATGACTTCCCATGTGAGGCATATGCCCGTCAGTTGGTGCTcttgctgtgtgaagatggaaACATGTACGCCTATGAAGATGAAGTTCTGCACTTCGTGGCCACAAGTTTAAGTGATCTGTTTGAAAATGGAATGACCTTCCCTGGAGTCACATCTTTTAACCTTGGGGAATGTTTTGAGGATTAT ACAGAGGAGGAATACAATGAATGGATGGAGTGCAGTGAAATGAAGGAAATGAGAGAAGCACATGAACAGTTTCATGAATCCTTGGGGCTagagctgctggagtgcttaaaggAGTTGGAAAAAAGGGCATTTAAG ACAGAGGAGGAGCAATGTTCAGCATGGACCAGCAAGACTTTGGAAATTGTTCCCCGGCCATCTATGTCAATTGTTCCATGGCATTCCTGGCATAActataacacacactcacagtgtcACAGTCAGAATCTTGGTCATGGCAATCACAACCACAAGGTAGCATGTACAGGTTGCTAG
- the LOC140551324 gene encoding uncharacterized protein isoform X2, translating to MEMMTIDAENKCHQVKSELIGTYKEAGFMDLAAIGSIVKKHSGTLIPLVKPKSYHVRMCGQDDTVYAGNEDQLEAWEDHYLPERMKMEVIGAIDDFPCEAYARQLVLLLCEDGNMYAYEDEVLHFVATSLSDLFENGMTFPGVTSFNLGECFEDYVQNQRRTTELLL from the exons ATGGAGATGATGACCATAGACGCAGAAAACAA ATGTCACCAGGTTAAATCTGAATTAATTGGGACCTACAAAGAAG ctgGGTTCATGGACCTTGCAGCTATTGGAAGCAttgtaaaaaaacattctggTACACTTATTCCCCttgtaaaaccaaagagctatCATGTCAGAATGTGTGGGCAGGATGATACAGTTTATGCTGGAAATGAAGATCAGCTGGAAGCCTGGGAAGACCACTACCTGCCAGAGAGGATGAAGATGGAGGTGATTGGTGCCATTGATGACTTCCCATGTGAGGCATATGCCCGTCAGTTGGTGCTcttgctgtgtgaagatggaaACATGTACGCCTATGAAGATGAAGTTCTGCACTTCGTGGCCACAAGTTTAAGTGATCTGTTTGAAAATGGAATGACCTTCCCTGGAGTCACATCTTTTAACCTTGGGGAATGTTTTGAGGATTAT GTTCAAAATCAGAGAAGAACTACAGAACTACTGCTCTAG
- the ssr2 gene encoding translocon-associated protein subunit beta, with amino-acid sequence MRTLCIFALVAVLGLVAGEEGARLLASKSLLNRYAVEGRDLTLQYNIYNVGTSAALEVELSDDSFPPEDFGIVSGMLNVKWDRIAPASNVSHTVVLRPLKAGYFNFTSATVSYLAQEGGQVVVGYTSAPGQGGILAQREFDRRFSPHYLDWAAFGVMTLPSIGIPLLLWYSSKRKYDLPKSKKN; translated from the exons ATGAGGACTCTGTGCATATTTGCTCTGGTTGCTGTGCTGGGTCTGGTGGCAGGAGAAGAAGGGGCTCGCCTACTGGCCTCCAAGTCCCTGCTTAACCGCTATGCTGTGGAGGGCAGAGATCTCACCCTACAATACAACATTTACAATGTTGGCACCAG TGCTGCTCTGGAAGTGGAGCTCTCTGATGACTCCTTCCCTCCTGAGGACTTTGGCATTGTCTCTGGAATGCTGAATGTGAAATGGGACCGCATCGCCCC TGCCAGTAACGTCTCTCATACCGTAGTGCTGCGGCCCCTGAAGGCTGGCTACTTCAACTTCACCTCAGCCACTGTCAGCTACCTGGCCCAAGAGGGAGGGCAGGTCGTG GTTGGTTACACCAGCGCCCCTGGTCAGGGAGGTATTCTGGCCCAGCGGGAGTTTGACAGGCGCTTCTCTCCCCATTAC CTGGACTGGGCTGCATTTGGTGTGATGACCCTTCCTTCCATTGGCATCCCCCTGCTCCTTTGGTACTCCAGCAAGAGGAAATACGATTTGCCCAAGAGCAAGAAGAACTAA